The following DNA comes from Anastrepha obliqua isolate idAnaObli1 chromosome 1, idAnaObli1_1.0, whole genome shotgun sequence.
ACCTTTAGGGACACATGTTTCATGGACGTTGGTGAGAACCGgtcttattatagttttgtacatctggagtttttgttcctttgatatcaatgaagacttcataagtTTGATATGGCCAAAGTATGCTCTGTTAGCTGCCTGAATACGGTCTTGTATTGATAAGGACATATCCTTATTTATGCTGAGTACTACGCCTAAGTATTTAAACTCTTGCATGAACTCAAAAACATATCTTTCGATTCTGATGCGACTATCATGAAAGGATCGTGTCATGTACTTcgtcttttcttcatttatattgAGGCCCGTTGGTCTTGTAGCTTGCACTAAGCGCATGAAGTCGTTCTGAAGAGCCTCCCTATTTCTGCCCAGGCTCACAATGTCGTCAGCGTATGCGCATATTTGTgtcgatttataaaatattgtgccaccTTCAGCTATTTCGTTTATTGCTGAATGCagtgttaaattaaataaaagcattAATAGTGAGTCACCTTCCCTCACGCCGGATCTCATTTCGAATACGTCAGATATTTCGCCATTCATTATTGCTTTAGCGTTTGAGTGTATAAGAGTCATATTGatcaaatgtatgtattttcgtGGTATGCCCAGTTTTTTTTAGGTGATGGTCGATATATTTTCTGTTGAGTTTATCAAACGCTTGCTTAAAGCCTATAAAGAGGCAGTGtagattaattttttcacaatttgtttactgattatttattgacattttggtgtgcaaattttattaacaaatcccaaatatttcacaaaaaatctCAATAAGAGAAATGGCAAAAAGCtgatgtacaaggtggcgcaaaattaatcatccaattttggtttAGAAtgactttttaactaaataaaaaaatattttgactgaaagtTGGAAAGTAACAGGTAATTTAAATTTccccaacattaaaaaaatctgtgatattttttgttgtaatttttcaaagacaaatttgttttattttttcccccgtTAAATGAAAGCAAGACATTTCGctatttcgaaaaatgtttgattatatttggaattttcgtTTCTATAGCTAAAGGCTATAAAGACTAAAATTTGTATCCAAATAGCTGGAATTGCACCCAAGGCTTGGAATTCAAAGCTCATACATTCTGTCGAAAAAGTACTgggaatttttcaataaaacgcttaaaattaaatgccaaaaacccGCTAGTTGATAgctcacgctcaaactctgggACACCATAGAGGATAGTTGAACCAACACTCTAGCAAAGAAAAACTTTAGACAAATGTGTAACGCGCACTTttcaaatgaacaattcccgatatttttttgaatgacACACGTAAGCCATCTCAGCTCATGCATCCGGTCCAACATTTCAGTTCTCATTGAAAATGCTTTGCAAGGCCTGATATTTCCCTCACACTCTACTGTCACTACCAGCAGGTAACATATGAGAGCTTTTGTATTCCAACGGTTAAAACTAAACTAGTCatccaatttaaatttttaatgcatttttttaaatatttttttaatgattttgagtgatggaaatcttaatttttaccTGTTTATGACTAATTTTGTATTCTAGACATCCGCTCACTGCATTTTTATTTCCGTTAATGAAgaccaaatttttaaaataagaaagaatAATTGGAGGTTTGTACCTCGACTAAAAGCCCTTTTGAGCCCTCTACTCAACACAATACCTCACCTAAGATGGAGCTGAGTTGGACTGAGTGTATGTGCGTTGTGCGATGTCTACTCCTTTTCCTTGCTATGGCATCGCGTTCGAGAAGAAGGAGAAGGAAAGTGCTGGAGTTTATGAGACTAGTCGCACAAACGACAAAAGTCGGTGGACTATATCTCAAGCCTATATAGTTGGTTGTGTAATCTCCAGTGACCGGTGAGCATGCCAGTGAGCCTTCTCAGTTTAACTTTAGGGAGATTTATGAGATGCCTGCATTTCTTTTGATTGCACCCTCCCAATAAGGGCCTGGCGTAGCCTCATTGTTTGGTGCCAGCTTAAATCTAAGCTCTGAGCTCCTTCTTGATGGTGTATTATTCTAGGGCAAGGAATTGCTTAAGTCCCATTAACAGCCTTTCTATTCAATACATCCGAGGCCTCATATCCAGTTATTATCATGTTAACTGGAACCCACATGAGCCTGATGTGATTATGCAATCCTTGTAAATTGAGTTTCCCCATGCGCTCAAGCACTAGTAAGAACTTAGCTTCGCAGGAAGGTAAAGCCGTAAGTGTAgcctgactgtcgctcagaatgacaattcgctcattccggagCTTCCCTTATAAAGTTATATCCGCATATAGACAGATGACATGCACTTTCACTTCGAAAATATTGGCAACATTACCCACCTGCACGTGTTTGGGCCATAGATTTTCGTGGAGCATTCGAGCTACATAAATACTCGTGCAGGGTATACTCTTGGAGTTACCATTCAAATATGGGTGTACGCCAATTCGTCTTCATGTCCAGTTCAATTCCAAACCTCTTCTCAACAACCTTTGTGATATCAGTTGAGCAAGTGGGAGTGCAGGCTAAATTAATATGTCTCTAGGCTTCTTAAATGAGTAAAAATCTcatcttttttatataaagcgtATCTGTTGCGTTGCCTAAATCATCTTTCGTTTAGAAAATTATATGGCGCCTCATTTCTAGAGCAGCAGACGCTAGCAAAGCAAAAGTCTTTGCAATAAATAGCAgcctaataaatattattttctttttattctttgctACACAAATTCGAGTGAGGAAAATCGGCAGCAACTACAGAAAGAACTTCAGCACATTTTACAGCGGCGTAGTGAGCAGTAAgtatcttaaatttttattgcatttaccgATTAGAACTCAAAGTATTGGTTTCGCTCGACTTGCCAGTGACAAATCAGTACGCgcaaaaataagacaaaaatatCAAAGCTTTCTGGATGAGCAGGAGCGACGAAACGAACGCAATCAGCTGCTAATGCAAATGCTCGAGCGCATCGATCAGCAATCAGCGGCGCTATCGGCGCGCAGTGAGCGGCTCAAAATGATGAAGGTGAGTGGAAATAgaattcaatgttttttttgtttatatttttctagCGCAATTCCTAACACCAGATTTGTGTTCCCATATTAAATTTAGCTTCAGTACGAGCGCTATTTTGCCAAACTGATGCAGGCACAGCCCGTGCGTTGCATACAAAATCTAGGAGTAACAAGCGGATCCACAGCGGAGGCCATGCCAATGAGCGCAGTGCCGACAGCCGCACCAATACCTGTGTTATTACCCGCTGTTGCCACACAGACTCCAACTACTATGCTACCTACTGCCACAACTGGAGGCGAGGCCACAGCAGCAGCACCGTCAATGCAACCTATGACAGCCACCATGGAAGCGGTAACAGCTGCAGCACAGTCAGCCGCATTGACGCCGCGCATGTGGACATTTGCCATGGCCACGCCGACCACAGCAGGATTGTTGCTGACTGGAGCGCCGACAGCGGCAATGGGAGCAGCACCACTACAGTCCACGGTGGCACCCTTTTTGCAATATCCGCTGGGATATGGGCCACTTTTGcaacaaccacttcaacaacagcagcaactgcAAATGTCATTCGCTGGAGTTCCAACAGCCACCACTGGATCAGTGGGAGTTATAAATCGAGCGGATTTCCCACAAAGTTGCGATGTTGAGAAAACTGAAAATCCGCTCAGTGGCTTAAGGAAATACGGAACAACGGAAAATAGCAACGCGATTGACGCCACGGAAACAACAGCTCTCCAAATGTTGAGTAAACCAGCGGGTGAGACAGGTGCAACACCGAAGCAGCAGCCAGCCAAGCAGTACGAACATTCGCCACAAGATGCATCAAGCATAGATGCAAGACCTGAAGAAAAAGTGGAGTATACAGTGTCACCAGCAGAGACACACATATCGCCTCGCGAACTAACTGAGTTTCCGGCGTTAGATAAACAGTCGGAACAACAATCAGATTTTAATACTTCTATCAAAACTACCGAGTATCCAGTCGCTGGTGCAACGACAGAACCCAGCTTCACTACCAGTGAAGTCCTCAACAGCAATTCAGGCATTAAATTGGAAGACGCAAATTCCCCAGAAGACTTCATGTCTTATGCAAAACTCAACGATGACTATGAAATACCCAAATTGGAAGCGCCTACTTCAGACAGCTTCGAAGAAACTTACAACAAACCAAGTTCTTTTCTGAGTTCTACAAACTCTTGGCAGAAGAAGGGCCCCGCTACTTTGAATACAGCGGAAGAGCACATGCGAAAGATTGCAGAAATCGATCAAAAATATGGCACGGCGGACACTGTGGCATACAGTGAGGGCTCCAGTAACGTGGATAACAATGCACCTCTGACTGAATTTAAACGATTCTCGGAGATTATTAACCCGAAACAAAAGGGAACTGGAGAAGCGCCACCAACAGCTCTGGAAAACGTGGATAACCAATCGTGGCAATCACATTCTGGCTCAATGGAATATATACCAAAAACAACCACTTCTAATACTTCGGCACTCCCAAAGCAGGTCTCAATTGATAATATTGAAAACGCCATTTATGGCGAGTTAGTCAACCCACAGATAAATGAGGCACCAACACTACGCAGCACCGCTCAAGGTTTCTTCACCGAATTACTCGGCCAGCAGGAGCCGTCAGAGGTAAGCGACAGTCTTCAAGAAAGCAgcgctaaagaacaacaaaatgtCTCAGCTGATGGAGTAGAGGCCCCAAATCTCTCCGCAACTACAGATAACATGGCTTTGGGCTACGCTATTGATGACAATGAGGCGTCGCAAATGAGTACAGAACAATTCACAAACGACGTGAATAACAGTAACGTGAATGATCCACAAAATCAAACCCCTTATGCCACACCCAATCCAGATTTGTACCAACAACCTATTCCAACAGAAGGCGCCTATGGGAATGTGGAAACAGGAAATGAATACAGCGACTATCCAACAAACCAAGCAGCTGATCCGATTGCGGGCAACAGCAGCAACGATCAGCAACTACAAGAACAACCACAGGACTACACACAGCAGGACTATGGCAACTATGATGCATCCCAGTATGGCAACTATGATCCGAATGCATATCCAGGCTATATATACGACCAAGCCATCGGCCAGTACATCGCCGATCCAAATTACGTTGCTGCCGAAGGCAGTAATGCGGAAGCGGCCTATGCGACGCAAGACTATAGCGAACAGCTGCCACAAGAGCAACTAAACTATCAGAGTAGTCAAGGGCAGGAAGCTAACTATGCGTATGAGAACAACACTTACGCCACTACAGCACCAGTTACACCAGAAAACGCAGAGGTGAGTGCTACACCCGCAACCGCTGACGTTGTGAGCTTGCCAACGCCGGAGCCAGACCCAACGGCGCCAGCGCCAGCACCAATTGAATCGGTAGCAGAGCCACCTCCGACAAGCACTTCGAAAGTGCTGAAACCTACATCGATTCTGTCGACTGCGGAGAAGCATGCGGCTCAAACTGATgcgcaaaagaagaagaagcgcGTTAATTTTGTGGATAGCAGCGAGACGGATGACAGCTCCAGCGCCAAATTGCCAGGCCCTGGTGCGGTGGGCAGTGAGAGtgattttgatttttcgagTGGCGCAGAGACATCGGTAGGCTAGGGAGTGTAGCAGCTTACAAATTTACTTTATAATACATACAAACTATTTATTCTGCATGCCATCAAAAGTGGAATGAATATGAATTACTCAAGACTTTTTCTTTCAAGCACATATTTTACCCAATCTAAATGTCGATACAccgtaaaaagaaaataaatatcgtTAAAATATTAAACGATTTGTggaattatgaatttttgagaaaatacttGATGAAGGTTGGAAATTTTGAGCTGTCTGCTCGAATTTGTATGGTAATCAATCATTGCAAGGATTCCATGTCAATTTTATGTCAGCATCAAAAGAAAGTGCTATCCAAATATTTACAGCTTTTGACTATCTatattagttttatattttctccaTATGAAAGAAATGTCGTGCATTTGTTATGTGAACCAAATGCGCAACACCtcagcgaaattttttttttcaaaaacaatgccaattttgagccacctgaaacttgtactttattaaattagaatttaatgggctataatacaaaaaattaagaaagaaaaaataaaaatagtgaaagctTATCACTATTCCgctcaaaaaataaacttacatCCTTTAGGaatcctaagaatacgaactaggacttgtatagggatatactatcaaaaacaccaatgatacccCATAAATAAAGGTCACACGTTGCACATGAGAACGGAGTTGAATTGTTTGCAATTACTCTAGtcaaagccttcaaacgatCCTGCCCCCAACACGTAATAGACGTAAGGTGAagcctccttggtggaacaaggaattaggagcacaaaggcgtagagtacatgaattctataggttagccaaagttgctgacaatgagttctgttggaaggcgtataaggatctactaaagtatacaagaaagagctacgtaaagccaagagagaatcttggaaagacttctgtagcagcATGGAAGACACTCTCGAAGTGGCTAGACTTAGGAAACTGTtatccaagaatccgtctatgccaagaacaatacgaaaaattaacgggcagtgggctgacagctgtgaggactctcCAGAAGACCTGGTCAGCTCACATTTTCCAAGGTGTGCGGACACTACAGATCTCGAACCAAGAGAAGATATTGTGCACGACATCCCGTATTCCTGGAGAAAAGCgagagttgtgtttattccaaaagctggaaaaagcaaccctctctACTCGAAGGAATATAGGCCCATTAGTCTAacctcatttctcctgaaaatgttagagaagattctagacACATACGTTAGAGATACAATTGCGCCGGACGTATTATCCAAAGCGCAgcacatcctacatgatgtctactttcggtattcatagaggtcggtctccagctggtatcgctagggaccaaaaggacTACAGGtatgcgtggcttgttgccaaccaggctaacctaaccttattAATTGTACCCTTCCTTTCgaagtttttaatgaaattaaatcctAATATTTCCACCTTCAAAAGTTCTGTAAGTGAATTTTTGTGCAGGAGGAATCTTAGTgcaaaaaagtgtgcatttccAGGTTCT
Coding sequences within:
- the LOC129246286 gene encoding uncharacterized protein LOC129246286 — encoded protein: MQLLWSNMYPQSELDNYKLQVDLLQEKLKQSEENRQQLQKELQHILQRRSEHDKSVRAKIRQKYQSFLDEQERRNERNQLLMQMLERIDQQSAALSARSERLKMMKLQYERYFAKLMQAQPVRCIQNLGVTSGSTAEAMPMSAVPTAAPIPVLLPAVATQTPTTMLPTATTGGEATAAAPSMQPMTATMEAVTAAAQSAALTPRMWTFAMATPTTAGLLLTGAPTAAMGAAPLQSTVAPFLQYPLGYGPLLQQPLQQQQQLQMSFAGVPTATTGSVGVINRADFPQSCDVEKTENPLSGLRKYGTTENSNAIDATETTALQMLSKPAGETGATPKQQPAKQYEHSPQDASSIDARPEEKVEYTVSPAETHISPRELTEFPALDKQSEQQSDFNTSIKTTEYPVAGATTEPSFTTSEVLNSNSGIKLEDANSPEDFMSYAKLNDDYEIPKLEAPTSDSFEETYNKPSSFLSSTNSWQKKGPATLNTAEEHMRKIAEIDQKYGTADTVAYSEGSSNVDNNAPLTEFKRFSEIINPKQKGTGEAPPTALENVDNQSWQSHSGSMEYIPKTTTSNTSALPKQVSIDNIENAIYGELVNPQINEAPTLRSTAQGFFTELLGQQEPSEVSDSLQESSAKEQQNVSADGVEAPNLSATTDNMALGYAIDDNEASQMSTEQFTNDVNNSNVNDPQNQTPYATPNPDLYQQPIPTEGAYGNVETGNEYSDYPTNQAADPIAGNSSNDQQLQEQPQDYTQQDYGNYDASQYGNYDPNAYPGYIYDQAIGQYIADPNYVAAEGSNAEAAYATQDYSEQLPQEQLNYQSSQGQEANYAYENNTYATTAPVTPENAEVSATPATADVVSLPTPEPDPTAPAPAPIESVAEPPPTSTSKVLKPTSILSTAEKHAAQTDAQKKKKRVNFVDSSETDDSSSAKLPGPGAVGSESDFDFSSGAETSVG